Sequence from the Rhizobium etli 8C-3 genome:
CCCGTCGCCATTCCGGTCGATGTCGCCTATCTTGAAGAGAAAGCCGAAGCACTCGATCAAAGCTGCGCGAAGCGGCCCGCCGGTGGACCCCGCATGCCCGTTGTTCGGATACGCCCAACTCTTCGATGACATGGTCTACACAGGCTCGACGGCGGGCGGGGTTTAGAAGTTTCCCTTCGGAGTAACGTGTACTTGCCGGTGAAACTTTGTTTTCATCGTTAATTACAAATGTAGTTATAAACGATTTGCAAATTCGAAAAACAAAAAATATTGTTTACCTGTAATGTAAATGGATTGTATGGTTATTATATAAAAAAATGTCGTAAATAACTCAAGTTATTCAATAGTTAATATTTTTACTACGGATAAATACTTAGAATTATTTAATACCTGTGTGCTGGTGGAAAATGATGAATCGTTCCCTCTCATCCTGCCAACCGCCGGCACACAGGTTTCGACCATCCAGGTATGGTCACTCTAATGGAGGCGCAGCGTACACCTATGGCTCTTTTGGTGCCGGGCTGGAACCGGTGCGTGACGTCGGTTGTCGTCACGGGAATATCCGCGCCACACAATGGAATGAACATGTTCGATACACCCTGCTATCTGATCGACAAGTCCCGCCTCCGCCGCAATCTCGATACGATCGCGACTGTAAGGGAAAAGTCCGGCGTGAAAGCCCTGCTTGCCCTGAAATGTTTTGCGACATGGTCAGTCTTTGATCTAATGCGCGACTACATGGATGGTACGACATCGTCGTCCTTGAACGAAGTGCGGCTTGGTCGACAGCGGTTTGGAAAAGAGACGCATGCTTATTCGGTTGCGTATGCTGACGGCGAGATCGATGCGGTCGTCGCGCACGCAGACAAGGTCATTTTCAACTCAATAAGCCAACTAGAGCGCTTTTCTGGCAGGGTGTTGGGGCTACCATGTGGTTTACGGCTCAATCCCGGGATCAGCTCATCGAACTTTGCGATAGCCGATCCCGCGCAACCGTTTTCCCGTCTTGGTGAAATGGATATCGAGAAGATTGAGGTGAACCTCGAAAACGTCAGCGGGCTTATGATTCATAACAACTGCGATAATGCTGACTTCGACTTGTTTGACCGGATGCTTGGGGTGATCGAATCTCGGTTCGGCCCCCTGTTCAGGCGCGTCGACTGGGTCAGCCTCGGAGGCGGCATTCACTTTACGGGCGACGGATATCCGATCGACGCATTCTCAGATCGTCTCAAGGCTTTCGCCGATGTCCACGGGGTCCAGGTTTATCTGGAGCCGGGCGAAGCTGCGGTTACACAGTCGGCGACGTTGGAAACGACGGTTGTCGATGTTGTTGAGACCGACAAGAAATTTGCAGTCATCGACGCCTCTACCGAAGCACATATGCTGGACCTCCTAATATACAGGCAACACGCGGAGATGGCGCCCGACAGCGGCGACCATGCTTACACGGTTTGCGGCAGATCTTGCCTGGCGGGCGATGTCTTTGGCGAGTTCCGGTTTCCGCAACCCCTTGGCATTGGCGACCGCATTTCTCTCCGGGATGCTGCCGGCTACACGATGGTGAAGAAAAACTGGTTCAACGGCCTGACAATGCCTGCCATCGCCATCCGCGAGCTCGACGGCCAAGTCCGAACCGTTCGAGCATTCACTTATGAAGACTACGAAACCAGCCTTTCATGAAAATCTTATAGAAGGAATGATTTTGATATGAAAAAGAATGTTTTAATCATCGGCGCGGGTGGTGTCGCTCAGGTCGTCGCACACAAATGCGCTCAAAACAATGACGTCCTCGGTAATATCCATATTGCCTCACGCACTCTGTCGAAATGTGAAGCAATCATCGCGTCCATTTTGGAAAAGCGGTCGCTCAAGCAGCCGGGCGTGCTCGAGGCGCATGCGCTGAATGCTCTGGACGTATCGGCAACAGTAGCACTCATCCGGGCAACGGGATCGGAAATCGTCATCAATGTCGGAACGGCTTTCCTTAACATGGCGGTGTTGACGGCGTGTATTGAAACTGGTGCGGCCTATATCGATACTGCACTTCACGAAGAACCTGGCAAGATATGCGAGATCGCCCCATGGTATGCGAATTTCGAATGGAAACGCCGCGCGGAATGCGAAAATGCGGGCATCACCGCGGTCCTCGGGGCGGGCTTCGACCCAGGTGTCGTTAACGCCTACGTGCGCCTGGCACAGGAAGAGTATCTCGATGTCGTCACGGACATCGACATCGTCGATGTAAATGCAGGCAGCCACGGCAGATATTTCGCGACCAATTTCGACCCTGAAATCAATTTCAGAGAACTTATCGGTGTGGTCCAATCCTGGCAGGAGGGCGATTGGCGCATTAACAAGATGTTCGAGATCAGCCAGGAGTTTGATTTGCCTGTGGTCGGCAATCGTAAGGCCTACCTCTGCAGCCATGACGAGGTTCATTCGCTATCCCAGAATTTCAAAGGCGCCGACGTCAGGTTCTGGATGGGTTTCAGCGACCACTATATGAAAGTTTTCGGTGTGCTTAAAAATCTTGGCTTGCTGTCCGAGCTTCCGGTGGTAACCGCCGAAGGACAGGAAGTCGTGCCTCTTAAGGTCGTAAAGGCCTGCTTGCCTGACCCAGCATCGCTGGCGCCCGACTATGAGGGCAAGACCTGCATTGGCAGTTATGTCAAGGGGATCAAGGACAACCAAGAAAAGACCGTTCTGATCTACAATGTCGCCGACCATCAGAAGGCCTATGAAGAAATTGGTTCCCAGGCAATTTCATATACGGCCGGCGTTCCGCCGGTTGCCGCGGCCTTGTTGATCGCCAACGGCATCTGGGATGTGAAGAAGATGGTCAACGTCGAGGAACTGCCGCCGCGACCTTTCATTGATGTTCTCGAAGCACTCGGTTTGCAAACCCTAGTTCAGAATGAATTTAGAGATAATGTTTTATCTACCAGCAATATGCAGGCAGCCGAATAACATAATATGAAATCCGATATTCATTCGAAATTATAATAATTATAAACGGATTTATTATGAATGTATGTGATTCTATTTCGAATAACACACGAAAAGCTGTGACGTCAGTGGCTGTGATAGGTGATGGGCCGACATCACTTTATTTTCTGAAGCACATCGTTGAAAATCGCTCTACCGGTCTTAACGTAATGTTTTTTGGTGCTTCAAGACGTGCTGGTGTGGGCATGCCTTATGAAGCATCGCTCGTCGGACGCGAAAATTTGGCCAATATCGCCTGTGAAGAAGTGCCTGATCTGCTGGTGCCACCGCATGAATGGTTGAGAAGACAATCCGACAACTGGCTTCTCAAGCACGGGGCGGACAGGCGTTTGATCGGACCAGCTTTTATCCCGACACGGCATTTGCTCGGAAAATATCTCGAAGGTCAGTTCAAGTCGTTACTCCACAGCGCGAAGAAGATTGGCATGGCGATCACCTGCGCGCGAGATACGCTGGTGACCGATCTTGCAACTGTGGGCGATGGCGTCAACGTCGTCTATCGCAAGGCAGGGTCACAGCAACATGATATGCTTTACTTCGACTATGCCGTTATGGCGACAGGTCACTCCTTTCCAGCGCACAATAGTTCTGCCGGACTTGCTCGGTCGGCGCGCATTCTATCATCTCCCTGGCCAGTTGGTAATCTTGAAAATACCGGCGCCCGCAGGGTCGGTCTCATCGGATCTTCGCTTTCGGCTGTCGATGCTTGCCTGACTATGGCAAGAAATAGCGGCACTTTCCGCCGGGATTTCGATGGTCGGCTGAACTATGTTCCAAATTCTGACGCGGCTGCATTGAAAATCGTCATGCACTCCCGGCGGGGAATGCTTCCGCCCGTGCGTTATCATTTCGAGTTCCCACGCTTCGAAATGCATTCCTATGTCGGTGAACCGGAAATTCGCACACACATGGCAGAAAATCGCGGATTTCTTTCTCTGGATTACATATTCGAGAATGTTTTGAAGGCTGTTTTGAAAGCCAAGTCGCCGGAATTTCTCGAAAAAATTGAATCAATGAATCTGGAAAAGTTTGTCGCATTTATCGAAGATCGTCGGCGTGTCGATAAGCCATTTGACCTGTTGAGGGAAGATTATCTGAATTCAATAGCTTCAAGCCGTGAAAGCTTTCCGATTTTTTGGCGAGAAATCCTTGATGACGTCACCTACACGTTGAATTTTTACACACGGTATCTCAACCGTACAGACCGAATTCGTCTGGAAAAGAGTTTTATGCCGCTTGTCACGTATCTTGTCGCCGTGCTTCCGCAGCAGTCATGCGAGTATCTATTGGCATTGCACGCGGCGGGACACCTCGATCTGGTGCGCACCGGTGATGACCTCAACATCGAAGTAACCGGAGGCGTGGCTTCCATCCTGTTCAGCGATCCGGCCGATTGCGGCATCAAAAGGCTTCCCTACGATCTCATAATCGACTGCCGGGGCCAAAAGCCGATTGATGTCAGCAACTTTCCGTTCAGGACATTGGTAAATGAAGGTGCAGTCAGACAAGCAAGGCTAGGGACGAATACGCCAAACGACAAGGCAGACGAGCTTATGCTAAGCGGTATCGATGTCGATGAAAGGCTGCGACCACGTTCAGAAAAGGGGATGCCTACGCCAGGTCTCTATATGCTTGCATCGCCTGTCATCCACGGTCTCTACCCGTACCACTCCGGACTTCCGTTCTGCAATGAGGTGGCGCGTATCGCTGCTGACGACCTGCACGCGGAAGCCTTGGCCCGCAGCGGCAGATCGACGGCCGCTCGGATAGATCTGAGCGGAGTTACCGGGCGCGCGCGCCGGCAGTCTACTTCCAAGTACGAGGAGGTGCTGTCCCATGGGGATGCATGACGCCCGGAGTCTGTTTGTGCCTAGGAGGGCAGACGACCGCGCACGGTTTATTGTAGGGCAGGATTGCCGCGGCTGCTGGGTCGTCAGGGATCATCTGGAGCATGTCGGAGGTATCTTCATTTCTAGATCTGCTGCGTATCAGTTCGCTCTCCATCAGGCTGCGGACGATCAAGCCCAGGTGAGGCTTGCAGAAAATGATGAGGTCATCGAGCTCTGGTAGCGTGAATATTGAATATCTCGTTTTAAGGTGCACTGATTTTTTCACCTAGGGCGCGCGCGTCCGCTGAACCCGGAATCTGAATTGGATGACAGCCGCTGTTTGCCGTGATTCCCTGCCTTCGAATCAGGGAGATAGGGATGTCACGTGCAGTAAGCGATGATCTTCGCAGCCGTGTTCTGGCGGCCTCTGC
This genomic interval carries:
- a CDS encoding carboxynorspermidine decarboxylase: MFDTPCYLIDKSRLRRNLDTIATVREKSGVKALLALKCFATWSVFDLMRDYMDGTTSSSLNEVRLGRQRFGKETHAYSVAYADGEIDAVVAHADKVIFNSISQLERFSGRVLGLPCGLRLNPGISSSNFAIADPAQPFSRLGEMDIEKIEVNLENVSGLMIHNNCDNADFDLFDRMLGVIESRFGPLFRRVDWVSLGGGIHFTGDGYPIDAFSDRLKAFADVHGVQVYLEPGEAAVTQSATLETTVVDVVETDKKFAVIDASTEAHMLDLLIYRQHAEMAPDSGDHAYTVCGRSCLAGDVFGEFRFPQPLGIGDRISLRDAAGYTMVKKNWFNGLTMPAIAIRELDGQVRTVRAFTYEDYETSLS
- a CDS encoding saccharopine dehydrogenase family protein, which translates into the protein MKKNVLIIGAGGVAQVVAHKCAQNNDVLGNIHIASRTLSKCEAIIASILEKRSLKQPGVLEAHALNALDVSATVALIRATGSEIVINVGTAFLNMAVLTACIETGAAYIDTALHEEPGKICEIAPWYANFEWKRRAECENAGITAVLGAGFDPGVVNAYVRLAQEEYLDVVTDIDIVDVNAGSHGRYFATNFDPEINFRELIGVVQSWQEGDWRINKMFEISQEFDLPVVGNRKAYLCSHDEVHSLSQNFKGADVRFWMGFSDHYMKVFGVLKNLGLLSELPVVTAEGQEVVPLKVVKACLPDPASLAPDYEGKTCIGSYVKGIKDNQEKTVLIYNVADHQKAYEEIGSQAISYTAGVPPVAAALLIANGIWDVKKMVNVEELPPRPFIDVLEALGLQTLVQNEFRDNVLSTSNMQAAE
- a CDS encoding FAD/NAD(P)-binding protein, producing the protein MAVIGDGPTSLYFLKHIVENRSTGLNVMFFGASRRAGVGMPYEASLVGRENLANIACEEVPDLLVPPHEWLRRQSDNWLLKHGADRRLIGPAFIPTRHLLGKYLEGQFKSLLHSAKKIGMAITCARDTLVTDLATVGDGVNVVYRKAGSQQHDMLYFDYAVMATGHSFPAHNSSAGLARSARILSSPWPVGNLENTGARRVGLIGSSLSAVDACLTMARNSGTFRRDFDGRLNYVPNSDAAALKIVMHSRRGMLPPVRYHFEFPRFEMHSYVGEPEIRTHMAENRGFLSLDYIFENVLKAVLKAKSPEFLEKIESMNLEKFVAFIEDRRRVDKPFDLLREDYLNSIASSRESFPIFWREILDDVTYTLNFYTRYLNRTDRIRLEKSFMPLVTYLVAVLPQQSCEYLLALHAAGHLDLVRTGDDLNIEVTGGVASILFSDPADCGIKRLPYDLIIDCRGQKPIDVSNFPFRTLVNEGAVRQARLGTNTPNDKADELMLSGIDVDERLRPRSEKGMPTPGLYMLASPVIHGLYPYHSGLPFCNEVARIAADDLHAEALARSGRSTAARIDLSGVTGRARRQSTSKYEEVLSHGDA